Proteins encoded together in one Candidatus Zixiibacteriota bacterium window:
- a CDS encoding transposase yields KSQLASRMREFFPWLSKVYWNENIVWSPGYFVSSVGLDEKTIRNYVELQGQQDSGQLRQEL; encoded by the coding sequence TAAAAAGTCAATTGGCGTCAAGGATGCGAGAGTTTTTTCCGTGGTTGTCAAAAGTCTATTGGAATGAAAACATTGTTTGGTCACCGGGCTATTTCGTAAGCAGTGTAGGTTTGGACGAGAAGACAATTCGGAACTATGTAGAACTACAAGGACAACAGGATTCAGGACAACTCCGTCAGGAGTTGTAA